The nucleotide sequence CACTTGAGCATTGTCCACCTCCAAAACATCAAAGTCCTGCTGGATTCCAGATTTAAATCTATTGATCCCAACTATTGCTTCTAAACCACTATCAATCCTGGCCTGCTTTTGAGCGGCTGCTTCCTCTATTCTCATCTTAGGAAAACCAGACTGTAGCGCTTTTGCCATGCCACCGGCCCTTTCCACTTCCTGTATGTGGTCCCAAGCCTTTCGAACCAGCTCTTCCGTGAGTTCCTCTAAATACAAACTCCCTCCCATGGGATCCACAACCCTTGTCAAACCAAATTCCTCCCTCAATATAAGTTGGGTATTCCTGGCAATTCTTGCTGAAAATGCTGAAGGCAAGGAAATGGCTTCGTCAAAGGCATTGGTATGTAGTGATTGAGTCTGCCCCAATACGGCAGACATTGCTTCAATGCTTGTCCGGGCTATATTGTTCATCGGGTCCTGTTCCGTCAATGACCAACCCGAAGTTTGGCAGTGCGCCCGCAACATCAAGGATTTGGGATTCTTTGGATTAAAGATTTTCATTAGTTTTGCCCACAGCAACCGCCCCGCACGCAGTTTGGCTATTTCTCGGTAGTGGTCCATCCCTATTCCCCAAAAAAAGGACAACCTGGGAGCAAAATCATCTATTTCCAAACCTTTTGACAATCCCGCCTTGACATATTCCAAACCATCAGCTAAGGTATATGCCAATTCTAAATCAGCAGTAGCTCCTGCTTCATGCATATGGTAACCTGATATAGAAATGGAATTAAAACCAGGCATATACTTGGTCGTATATTCAAAGATGTCTGCCACAATTTTCATAGAAGGCTCAGGAGGATAGATATAGGTATTCCTTACCATGAACTCCTTTAAAATATCATTTTGAATAGTTCCTTTTAACTTTTCAGGTTTAACGCCCTGTTCTTCCGCAGCTACAATATAAAAAGCCATGATAGGAATTACGGCTCCATTCATGGTCATAGAAACAGACATCTTGTCCAAAGGAATCTGATCAAACAACAGCTTCATATCCAATACCGAATCAACAGCCACTCCAGCCATACCTACATCCCCTTGCACCCTGGGATGATCTGAATCATAACCTCTATGAGTGGCCAAGTCAAAAGCTACTGATAAGCCTTTTTGTCCTGCAGCTAGGTTTTTCCTGTAAAATTCATTGGAAGCTTCCGCTGTAGAAAAACCCGCATATTGACGAATGGTCCATGGCCGAGTAAAATACATGGTACTATAAGGCCCCTTAAGGAAAGGTGGAATCCCCGACACATAGCCTACATGAACAGGATTTCTAACATCCTCCCTTCTTCCCATTG is from Echinicola marina and encodes:
- the scpA gene encoding methylmalonyl-CoA mutase translates to MGRREDVRNPVHVGYVSGIPPFLKGPYSTMYFTRPWTIRQYAGFSTAEASNEFYRKNLAAGQKGLSVAFDLATHRGYDSDHPRVQGDVGMAGVAVDSVLDMKLLFDQIPLDKMSVSMTMNGAVIPIMAFYIVAAEEQGVKPEKLKGTIQNDILKEFMVRNTYIYPPEPSMKIVADIFEYTTKYMPGFNSISISGYHMHEAGATADLELAYTLADGLEYVKAGLSKGLEIDDFAPRLSFFWGIGMDHYREIAKLRAGRLLWAKLMKIFNPKNPKSLMLRAHCQTSGWSLTEQDPMNNIARTSIEAMSAVLGQTQSLHTNAFDEAISLPSAFSARIARNTQLILREEFGLTRVVDPMGGSLYLEELTEELVRKAWDHIQEVERAGGMAKALQSGFPKMRIEEAAAQKQARIDSGLEAIVGINRFKSGIQQDFDVLEVDNAQVINKQLARLKRLKSERNTKEVKEILMRITQASASGNGNLLELAVIAARKRATLGEISMAMEKAFGRHKAVNKTLSGVYSREAAQDKLFKEAQSLTDEFERIDGRRPRILIAKMGQDGHDRGAKIIGTGFADIGFDVDMGSLFETPEEVAKQAAENDVHVVGVSSLAGGHKVLVPALIKALKGLGRGDIAVVVGGVIPKKDYDFLTNAGVLDVFGPGTVLPAAAIKILNQLMEP